In the genome of Lysobacter sp. 5GHs7-4, the window GCTGGCACAGGGCAAGCGGGCACAAATTAAGTAAGGTGCGAGATCCGGGCCCGGCCCGGCGTCCCGCTCTCACGGCGCAAAGACGCGCCAGCGGCAACCATGCCCCCCACGGGCAGCAGGCAGGAACTGAATGAACGACTTGGCCAAGAATCTGTTGCTCTGGGTGATCGTCGCCGTCGTATTGATGGTGGTGTTCCAGCAGTTCGGCCCGCGCGCGCCCGGCAGCGAGGCGCTGGCCTACGACCAGTTCGTGCAGCAGGTGCAGGGCGACCGCATCAAGCAGGTCAACATCTCCGACGACAAGACCACGATCAACGGCGAGCGCAAGGACGGCACCAAGTTCGTCACCTACGCGCCCAACGACCGCGACCTGGTCAACGACCTGATCAACCACAAGGTCGCCATCGAGCAGGCGCCGCCGCAGAACGGCCTGACGCTGGGCATGATCCTGATCAACGTGCTGCCCTGGCTGCTGTTCATCGGCATCTGGGTCTATTTCATGCGCCAGATGCAGCAGGGCGGCAGCAAGGGTGCGATGAGCTTCGGCCGTTCGCGCGCCAAGCTGCAGGGCGAGGACCAGGTCAAGGTGACCCTGGCCGACGTCGCCGGCTGCGACGAGGCCAAGGAGGAAGTCGGCGAGCTGGTCGAGTTCCTGCGCGATCCCTCCAAGTTCCAGAAGCTGGGCGGCAAGATTCCGCGCGGCGTGCTGATGGTCGGCCCTCCGGGCACCGGCAAAACCCTGCTGGCGCGCGCGATCGCGGGCGAGGCCAAGGTGCCGTTCTTCTCGATCTCCGGTTCGGACTTCGTCGAGATGTTCGTCGGCGTCGGCGCCAGCCGCGTGCGCGACATGTTCGAGCAGGCCAAGAAGCACGCGCCCTGCATCATCTTCATCGACGAAATCGACGCGGTCGGCCGCCATCGCGGCGCCGGCCTGGGCGGCGGTCACGACGAGCGCGAACAGACCCTAAACCAGTTGCTGGTCGAGATGGACGGTTTCGAAGGCGGCGAAGGCGTGATCGTGATCGCCGCGACCAACCGCCCCGACGTGCTGGACCCGGCGCTGCTGCGTCCGGGCCGCTTCGACCGTCAGGTCGTGGTGGGCCTGCCCGACGTCAAGGGCCGCGAGCAGATCCTGCGCGTGCACATGCGCAAGCTGCCGCTGGCCGACGACGTGGTGCCGATGACCATCGCCCGCGGTACGCCGGGCTTCAGCGGCGCCGATCTGGCCAACCTGTGCAACGAGGCGGCGCTGTTCGCCGCGCGCGAGAACGGCAAGGAAGTGCGCATGGAGCACTTCGACAAGGCGCGCGACAAGATCCTGATGGGCGCCGAGCGCCGCTCGATGGCGATGAGCGAGGACGAGAAGAAGCTCACCGCCTATCACGAGGCCGGCCACGCCATCGTCGGCCGCATCGTTCCCGAGCACGACCCGGTCTACAAGGTCACCATCATCCCGCGCGGCCGCGCGCTGGGCGTGACCATGTACCTGCCCGAGGGCGACCGTTATTCGATGAACCGCGTGGCGATCGAGTCGCAGCTGTGCTCGCTGTACGGCGGCCGCGTCGCCGAGGAGCTGATCTTCGGCGTCGACAAGGTCACCACCGGCGCGTCCAACGACATCGAGCGCGCGACCAAGATGGCGCGCAACATGGTCACCAAGTGGGGCCTGAGCGACGAGATGGGTCCGATCGCCTACGGCGAGGAAGAGGACGAGGTGTTCCTGGGCCGTTCGGTCACCCAGCACAAGAACGTCTCCAACGAGACCGCGCGCCGCATCGACGAAGTGGTGCACGGCATCCTCGACAAGGCCTACGGCCGCACCACCCAGATCCTCAAGGACAACCTGGACAAGCTGCACGTGATGGCCGATACGCTGCTGCAGTACGAGACCATCGACGCGACCCAGATCGACGACATCATGGCCGGCCGCCAGCCGGGTCCGCCGGCCGACTGGGCCAAGGCGGGCAAGCTGCCCAAGGACGACAACCGTCCGGGCGCGATCGGCGGGCCTGCGGCGCAGACCTGATCGGTCCGATTCGTTCGAACTCGAAAAACGCCGGGCATGTCCCGGCGTTTTTCGTTTGTTCGAGCGTGCGTCGTTGCCGGAGTCCATCGCGGCTCACGCCGCTCCCACAGAAAGCCGAACGCCGGCGCTCCTCAGCTCTCTGTGGGAGCGGCGTGAGCCGCGATGCGGCTGCGCACTCGCGCGCACGCCGGCCGGCCAACGGCCGCGCACGGCCTCGCTCGCGCTAGCATGCCGGTTCGCCCCAGGCCCTAGCCGAGACCGCCATGTTCGACACCAGCCCGATCCTCGACTGCAACGGCCGTCCGCTCAAGCTCGACCGGCCGCGCGTGATGGGCATCGTCAACGTCACCCCGGACTCGTTCTCCGACGGCGGCGATCACGACACCCAGGAGGCCGCGGTCGCGCACGGCCTGCGGCTGGCGGAGGAGGGCGCAGACGTGCTCGACATCGGCGGCGAGTCGACGCGGCCGGGCGCCGACGAGGTGTCGCTGGAAGAGGAACTGCGGCGCGTCGTTCCGGTGATCGAGCGCCTGGCGCGCGAGACCCGCTTGCCGATCAGCGTCGACACCTCCAAGCCCGAGGTCATGCGCGCCGCGGTCGCGGCCGGCGCCGGCATGATCAACGACGTCTACGCGCTGCGTCGCGAGGGCGCGCTGGAGGCCGCGGCCGAGTTGGGCGTGCCGGTGGTGCTGATGCACATGCGCGGCGAACCGCGCAGCATGCAGGACGCGCCGGACTACGACGACGTGGTCGCGCAAGTGCACCGCTTCCTCGCCGAACGCATCTTCGCCGCCGAGATGGCCGGCATCGCCAAGAAGCGCATCGTGATCGATCCGGGCTTCGGCTTCGGCAAGACCTTGGCCCACAACCTGACCCTGCTGGCGCAGCTGGAACGCTGCACCGACCTGGGCGTGCCGGTGCTGGCGGGCCTGTCGCGCAAGAAGAGCATCGGCGAGCTCACCGGCCGCGAGGCCGCGCGCGAGCGCGTGCACGGCTCGGTCGCCGCCCACCTGATCGCCGCCCAGCGCGGCGCGCGCCTGCTGCGCGTGCACGACGTGGCCGCGACGGTAGATGCCTTGAAGGTCTGGGAAGCGGTGGCCGCGCAGACGCAACCGCGACGCGCGGCGGCACCGTCCATGCCGAAGTGGCCCGACGACGAGTAAGGGCGCGCGAGGCGCGCGCGGATCAGACGCAGAATCGCATCGTGCCGGCGTTACGCGCTCGTCATTCCGGCGTACGCCGGAACCCGTTTTGACTTTGACGGTGCCTGCATGCATTCGCGCAAAGGCATCGGCGCGAGCACTGCGCCGTCTCGGCACCGCCCACTCCGTCATTCCGGCAGACGCCGGAACCCATTTCGACCTTCGCTTCGTTTTGCGCACAGGTGCCACTGCGCGAGCGAGCGAAGATCGAGGGTTCGCGCTTCGTCGAGATGATGAATTCGGTCCCGCCACTCGCCGCATCGCATTCGCGGCGGCGCCTTTTGCGCGAAACCCCGCAAGCGCGCATCGGCGCGCGCGCAGGTGGCGAAGTTTTCGCCAAACTCCTTGCGCGCCTTGCGCGGCGGGGGCTGCGTGCGACTGCTCACGCAACTGTCCGCAGGCTTGTCCACAGGCGATGTGGATAGACGTGGGACCGGCGCGCGCAAGCGCATCGTGCAGCGAAAAACAAGCTTGACGAATGCGGATTTCCTATCGTCTCCGAGCCCGTCCGCGCGCGCCGGCGACGACGCCGAAACGCGGCTGGATGTCAAACATTTTGGCTGGTCAATTTTTCGCCATATTCCTTGCGGCCCTTGCGGCGCCTGGCTTTGCGAGGGGTTCACGCGACACTGTCCGCAGGCTTGTCCACAGGCGGTGTGGATAGTCGCGCGAGTCGCAGCGTATTGCGTTGCAGCATGCATCCGGCGCGATTTTCTTCTTGACGGATCCGCTCGCATCCGATCCGCATTCGCGCTTCACGACAGGGCGGTGGCGCATGCCGTTGCGTGCGCGCAAGTCAAGCGATTTCGCTGGTCATTATTTCGCCAACCCTCTTGCGCTCCTTGCTGCGCATGGCTCTCAGCCACCTCGTCCCGATTCTGTCCGCAGGTTTGTCCACAGGCCTTGTGGATAGCGCGCGAGCACTGGCGAAAGTTTCGCCAAACCGCGCGCGGCCCTTGCGGGGCCTGGGCCGCAGCCGCTTATCAACAGGCTTGCCCCAGCGCTTCTCCACAAGGCTTGTGGAAACCGCGCCGACCGCGGCGCTTTCGACTTGGGCACGGCTGTGCGAGGCTGCGCGCTCGCCTTCCGTACCGGAACCGTCGTCTCCGCATGTCCGCCGACCCGCGCCCGCTCGCGATCGCCCTGATGGGCCCGACCGCCTCGGGCAAGACCGCGCTCGCCCTGGACTGGGCGCAGCGCTACGACGGCGAGATCGTCAGCGTCGACTCGGCCCTGGTCTACCGCGGCCTGGACATCGGCGCGGCCAAGCCCGACGCGGGCGAGCAGGCGCGGGCGCCGCACCACCTGATCGACCTGCGCCAGCCCTGGCAGCCGT includes:
- the ftsH gene encoding ATP-dependent zinc metalloprotease FtsH, whose protein sequence is MNDLAKNLLLWVIVAVVLMVVFQQFGPRAPGSEALAYDQFVQQVQGDRIKQVNISDDKTTINGERKDGTKFVTYAPNDRDLVNDLINHKVAIEQAPPQNGLTLGMILINVLPWLLFIGIWVYFMRQMQQGGSKGAMSFGRSRAKLQGEDQVKVTLADVAGCDEAKEEVGELVEFLRDPSKFQKLGGKIPRGVLMVGPPGTGKTLLARAIAGEAKVPFFSISGSDFVEMFVGVGASRVRDMFEQAKKHAPCIIFIDEIDAVGRHRGAGLGGGHDEREQTLNQLLVEMDGFEGGEGVIVIAATNRPDVLDPALLRPGRFDRQVVVGLPDVKGREQILRVHMRKLPLADDVVPMTIARGTPGFSGADLANLCNEAALFAARENGKEVRMEHFDKARDKILMGAERRSMAMSEDEKKLTAYHEAGHAIVGRIVPEHDPVYKVTIIPRGRALGVTMYLPEGDRYSMNRVAIESQLCSLYGGRVAEELIFGVDKVTTGASNDIERATKMARNMVTKWGLSDEMGPIAYGEEEDEVFLGRSVTQHKNVSNETARRIDEVVHGILDKAYGRTTQILKDNLDKLHVMADTLLQYETIDATQIDDIMAGRQPGPPADWAKAGKLPKDDNRPGAIGGPAAQT
- the folP gene encoding dihydropteroate synthase, encoding MFDTSPILDCNGRPLKLDRPRVMGIVNVTPDSFSDGGDHDTQEAAVAHGLRLAEEGADVLDIGGESTRPGADEVSLEEELRRVVPVIERLARETRLPISVDTSKPEVMRAAVAAGAGMINDVYALRREGALEAAAELGVPVVLMHMRGEPRSMQDAPDYDDVVAQVHRFLAERIFAAEMAGIAKKRIVIDPGFGFGKTLAHNLTLLAQLERCTDLGVPVLAGLSRKKSIGELTGREAARERVHGSVAAHLIAAQRGARLLRVHDVAATVDALKVWEAVAAQTQPRRAAAPSMPKWPDDE